In a genomic window of bacterium:
- a CDS encoding glycosyltransferase family 4 protein, with the protein MKICHIITRLVIGGAQENTIFTVEGLKKKGYNVDLVSGKTKGPEGSLENEVRNKNINLIIIPQLIRNLNPFYDIIAFIKIFKVLKKNKYDIIHTHSGKAGVLGRMAGKLSNRKTTVIHTIHGPSFYPNQKKFAYLFYKITEKIAGKFTDHFICVGEIMKERYLKNGIGKENQYSVIYSGFPITPYIEVQNKREYLRKKLRIDKDEKVIGMIGRLFPLKGQEYLLSAFSMLVNNFSNIKLIFVGDGILKEKLKNIAKEKGIEKKVIFTGLVPPEKIPEYVSVIDIVVHTSLREGLPKAVAQALAGGKPVVSFNVDGAKEIVIDGQTGFLVKSKDINKLAEKIKILLENPEIAEKMGKVGREKILSMFSVDKMVDEIEKIYLNYKNGK; encoded by the coding sequence ATGAAAATATGTCATATTATTACAAGATTGGTTATTGGCGGAGCGCAGGAAAATACAATTTTTACAGTAGAAGGGCTTAAAAAAAAAGGATATAATGTTGACCTTGTAAGTGGAAAAACTAAGGGACCAGAAGGTTCCTTAGAAAATGAAGTCAGAAATAAAAATATAAATTTAATAATAATTCCTCAACTTATAAGAAACTTAAACCCATTTTATGATATAATTGCTTTCATTAAAATTTTTAAAGTCCTTAAAAAAAATAAATATGATATAATTCATACCCATAGTGGAAAAGCAGGAGTTCTTGGAAGAATGGCAGGAAAATTATCAAATAGAAAAACAACTGTTATTCATACAATTCATGGGCCCTCTTTTTATCCAAACCAAAAAAAATTTGCTTATCTTTTTTACAAAATAACTGAAAAAATAGCAGGAAAATTTACTGACCATTTTATATGTGTTGGAGAAATTATGAAAGAAAGGTATCTTAAAAATGGCATAGGAAAAGAAAATCAATATTCTGTCATTTACAGTGGTTTTCCTATTACACCATATATTGAAGTTCAAAACAAAAGAGAATATTTAAGAAAAAAATTGAGAATTGATAAAGATGAAAAAGTTATTGGAATGATAGGAAGATTATTCCCATTAAAAGGACAGGAATATTTACTTTCTGCTTTTTCTATGCTCGTTAACAATTTCTCAAATATAAAACTTATTTTTGTTGGAGATGGCATCTTGAAAGAAAAATTAAAAAACATTGCAAAAGAAAAAGGGATTGAAAAAAAAGTAATATTTACAGGTCTTGTCCCACCTGAAAAAATTCCAGAATATGTTTCAGTAATAGATATTGTTGTACATACAAGTTTAAGAGAGGGACTCCCAAAAGCAGTAGCACAGGCCCTTGCAGGTGGAAAACCAGTTGTATCTTTTAATGTGGATGGAGCAAAAGAAATTGTAATAGATGGACAGACTGGCTTTTTAGTAAAAAGTAAAGATATAAATAAACTGGCTGAGAAAATAAAAATTCTTTTAGAAAACCCTGAAATAGCAGAAAAAATGGGAAAAGTTGGGAGAGAAAAAATTTTGAGCATGTTTTCAGTTGATAAAATGGTTGACGAAATAGAAAAAATTTATTTAAATTATAAAAATGGGAAATAA